The Lachnospiraceae bacterium KM106-2 nucleotide sequence TGCTGTATCCTATAAGAAATCAAATCTATACACGCAGCCATTTACGATCATGAAAGATCAGACAGTCAAAGCTATTGCCGTAAGTAATCGGTATTATGATAGCAATGAAGCATTAAAGATATGGCAGATGGAGGATCCGTCAGAGAATCAAACAGATACTTCTGATGTGGTAGAACCAAAACAAGAAGAATTACTGCCTGAAACATCTGTCTCAAAACCAGTAACAAATATTCCAGTTTCAAACATTCCAGTTACAGAAGAGACTACAAATACAGGGGATTCTATAACAGATACACAAGTACCTGCCGAGCCATCTAAACGATCAATCAAGCAAGTTACGATCAGTGGTTTAAAGAATCTTACCTATTCCGGAAAATCTGTGACTCAAAAACTTACCATTAAGTATGGTTCAAGCGTTTTGGTAAAAAACAAAGATTATACACTAACTTATAAAAATAATAAAAAAATCGGTAAAGCAACTGTGACTATTAACGGAAAGGGAACGTATACAGGTACACGCTCTTGTTCGTTTCAGATTCAACCAAAGAAGGTTCAATTAAAAGGGTTGCAAGGCAAAAAGAAGGCCATCCTCGTGTCTTGGAAAAAGGATACTACAATCACCGGTTATGAGATTCAGTATTCTACAAAAAAGAATTTTACAAGCAAAAAGACGGTAAAGATTAAGAAAGTAAAGTTATCTACTGCTACCATTAAGAAGCTTGCACCTAAGAAAAAGTATTATGTACGTATTCGTTCCTATAAAGTTGTGCAAGCTAAGACATATTATGGACATTTTAGCACCGTAAAGAATGTTAAAACGAAATAAGATATGCTTGAAATCAGTCATGATGAAGATAATTTACACGAGAAAAAGAGCTGGTATCCTCAATAGGTTACCAGCTCTTTTATTTTCACTATTTGATATATTTACTACGATTTGATGCTGTATTCTTATGAGACTTTTGCTTACAAGCTTTTGCACCCTTCTTAAGGCTTTTCACTTTTGATTTATATTTTGAGTAAGATGTTTTCGAACCATTGATCTCATACAAATAATAATAGATTGGATAAGCACCTGATTTATTAATTTGTTGAACCTTGTTTCCACTTGGTACATACTCTTTATTATCAGTACCACCGCGATTAGCAACTGTTTTTACTTTACCATTCTTTTCGAACTTTACGTAGTTCTCCCAATAGTATCCGGTATGTTGACCTTGTTCAACAATAAGACCTTTATTAGGATAGAATGCTACATCGTTTCCTGAAGTATAAACAAGTTTTACTTTGTTATTTTTAAAAGTATAAACCCTTAAATATCCAGCTGCGTAATAGCTTTCATCATTGATCAAAACAAGTTCTTTTACTTTATCCTTATTAAGATCTACACAGAAGAAAGAGTAATTTGCTGTCTGATTAGCAGAATCAGCAGAACCATTGGTTGTCCAATTAAATGTCTTCTTTGCTAATAACTTCTTATAAGCTTTTAGCGCATTCCTATTTTGTGTTTTAGCAGATGCTGCATTTGCTGTGATACTTGTTGATAAAAATTGATTTTGTGGTAATACAAAAGTACATACTGTAATCGCACATAACATCATTGCTAGAAATTTTTTCATTTGTTTTTTCATTCCCATATTCCTCCCAGAATTTTTCTCGTTAAAGTAGAAAAGCTGTATGAATTATATTCATACAGCTCCATTATATGATGGAATGATTGATTAATCAATCATCTATTTGTTTTTCCAAGTACTAGGTGAGAACAGAATTAACATTGGAAATAATTCTAATCGCCCAGCTAGCATATCAAACATAAGAACGAACTTACTGAAACCAGAAAAGAAACCGAAATTACTGGTTGGTCCTACTAACTCTAAACCAGGTCCAATATTATTAATATTTGATGCAACCGCAGTAAAATTCGTTGTAAAATCATTATTGTCAAAAGTAAGTAGTAATAGAGACCCCATAAAAACAAGCAGATAGCACATAATATAAGCGCTTACGGCTCTTTGTACTTCGTTATCTACTACTCTTCCATCAAGTTTAACACTCTTAACACTTCTTGGATGGATGAAACTTCTTAGTTCTTTCTGGATCAATTTAATACTGATCAAAATTCTAGATACTTTGATACCGCCGCCAGTACTACTAGCACAAGCACCAATGAACATCAGTATGATCAAGATTGTCTTAGATGCTTCTGGCCATTTGTTAAAATCTACCGTACTAAATCCGGTCGTTGTCATAATAGAACCAACTTGGAACAATGCATGATGAAAAGCTTTTCCATAAGAATGGAACATATTCATTGTATTTGCAGCAATTGCAGTAGTTGCGAATATAATAATTCCAAAATAGGCAATTACTTCTTCTGATTTAAAAATCGATTTTGCCTTTTTGATCAAGATAAGATAATAAATATTAAAGTTTGCGCCAAATAAGATCATAAAGATCGATACGACACCTTGTATATATGGGGAGTAGCTACCAATACTATCATTTTTTATACCAAATCCACCCGTACCGGCAGTACCAAAGGAAGTTGTAAGTGCATCAAACACTGGCATTCCACCCGCTAAAAGTAAGATAATCTCACAAATGGTTATAAAAATATAAATTCCGTAAAGAATCGTTGCAGTCGTATGTACGCGAGGTACTAACTTGCTTACTTGTGGTCCTGGACTTTCTGCACGCATCAAATGCATATTGTAGCCGCCTGTTAACGGAAGAACCGCTAAAATGAATACTAAGACACCCATACCACCGATCCAATGGGTGAAACTTCTCCAGAATAACGTACATTTAGAAAGTACTTCCACGTCTCCTAAAATACTAGAACCAGTTGTTGTAAAACCTGAGATCGTCTCATATAAGGCATCAACATAAGATGGGATCTCTCCACTGATATAAAATGGAATTGCACCAAAGATACTTAGGATGATCCAGCTTAATGCAACTGTTACAAAACCTTCTTTTGCATAAATTTCAGAATCTCGTTTACTATTACGTCGAAGAAGAAAACCTGTAACAAGACAGATGAGTACAGAATACAAATAATAAACACCTGTTGTCTCTTGATAGATCAGTGCCACAAGACAAGGTACAAGTAAAAATGCCGCTTCAAACTCAAGCACTAATCCAATAATATTTCTAATTGCTTTAAAATTCATTTGTATCTGCGCTCCTAACGTTCTATGATATCTGAAATATCATTTAATCCCGATCTAGTAGTAACAACGATCACGCTGTCACCTTCTTGAATGATATCCTGTCCTTTTGGAATAATAATGCAATTCTTATGATGGATACATGCGATGATAATATCCTTCTTAAGTTTAAGATTTTCTAAAGGAACACCCACGATATCGGAATTACCACGAATAATAAATTCAAGAGCCTCTGCTTTATTTTCAATGATCTTATAAAGTGTTTCGACATTACTGCCAAGTGAGTTCTGCATTGCACGAACATACTGGATAATATTATCCGTCACGATATTCTTAGGGCAAATAATACTTTCAAGATCCATACTTTGAATAATATCGCTGTACGTGATCGTGTGTACCTTTGTAATTAATTTTGCCTTGCTCTGCTGCTTTGCATAAAGGGATAACAAGATGTTTACCTCATCCATATTTGTCATTGCTGCAAAGGAATCCACATTTGCAATCCCCTCTTCTGATAGAATACTTTGGTCGATTCCATCTCCGTGAATAATGATCGCACCGTTTAATTCTTCACTTAAGAATTCGCAACGCTCCATAGATTTTTCAATAATTGTTACACCGATTCCCATATTCTGAAGTTCTTTTGCAAGATAGAACGAAACACCGCCGCCACCTACGATCATGATATTTTTAGCGCGTCCTGTACTGATACCGATCTTCTTAAAGAGTTCATTCGCAGTTCTTGGCGCTGCTACGATAGAGATAATATCACCTTGCGTCAATTTCAGATTTCCATCAGGGATAATAACCTCTTCTCCACGTTCTACCGCACAGACAAGAACATCACATCCTAAATGAGATGATATTTCTTGCAACGTATAGTTTTGTAGTTTGGAATCTTCTTTGAGTTTATATTTAATGATTTCTACTCTGCCTTTGGCAAACGTCTCAATCTTAATGGCAGAAGGAAAACGTAATAATCGAACAATCTCTCTGGCTGCTTCATACTCTGGATTGATCGCCATAGATAATCCTAACTCTTCCTTTATGATCTGAATTTCATTGCTATAATGCGGATTTTGAATACGACAAATTGTTTGGCAATTTCCAATCTTCTTAGCGATCAGACAACAAAGGAAATTCAACTCATCCTGTCCTGTCATTGCAATTAAGAGATCTGCTTTCTCAATACCTGCTTCCATCTGAATTGCACTGACAGCACCACTTCCTACAACACCTAACACATCATATTTATTAGAAACTGACTCCACGATCGTTTTATCTAAATCTATAATAGAAACATTATGTTTCTCTTTGCATAATTGTTCGGTTAAAATTGTTCCAATTTTACCGCATCCAACAATAATAATATTCATATTATGTCACCGTACCTCTATGTATTTATATTAACCTTCAATATTTTATCATATTTGAGGAATGGTTACTACTATTATTTGTATAAAAATTGTGCTAAGAAAAGGATGAATCCCCAGAAACTGGATTCATCCTTCTGTTTAGAAGTCTAGATCAAATTCATAAGAGCCATATAATTTATATTGAGCAAAGTCACTTTTTATTATAAAATATCCTTTGTTTTTGGCCTCCTGTATCTCGTCATTACTTAAATAAAAATAGTCAACTCCTTTGGAATAACCCTCTTTCCCGGATTTCGACTGCTTTCTATATTGTGCACAGTTATAACTGCCCGTTTTCTCACGGATTGAATCTTCTATAAAGATCCATGCATTCTGCAATCGATAACGATTTTCTTTTGTTTGCTCATCATAATGAAGGGTTAATGTATTTTCCATGGTATGACTATCTTTGTTTAATTCTTTCGTCATCGTCACTTTGCTTAGGCTTAAAGAGGTTAATAAAAAGCCCATTCCCTTGTCTAAAGTAGCACTCTCTCCGACCTCTAAGAATGGCACTTTCAAAGTTACTTTTTCATCTACGCTCACCATTAGAGATGGAACTACAAGTTTTGCCTTTTTCATTCCTTTCGGAATTTTAAATCGGTAAGATGGTGCCTCTAATTTGTCATCGGAATCTCCTGATACCACTTGGGGATCATTGATTGGATAGATCTTGTCATCTTCTGTTTTTAAATAAATATCTTTGGCATCACAAAGATTAGCGTAACGGATGGAACTAGGCT carries:
- a CDS encoding potassium uptake protein TrkH; amino-acid sequence: MNFKAIRNIIGLVLEFEAAFLLVPCLVALIYQETTGVYYLYSVLICLVTGFLLRRNSKRDSEIYAKEGFVTVALSWIILSIFGAIPFYISGEIPSYVDALYETISGFTTTGSSILGDVEVLSKCTLFWRSFTHWIGGMGVLVFILAVLPLTGGYNMHLMRAESPGPQVSKLVPRVHTTATILYGIYIFITICEIILLLAGGMPVFDALTTSFGTAGTGGFGIKNDSIGSYSPYIQGVVSIFMILFGANFNIYYLILIKKAKSIFKSEEVIAYFGIIIFATTAIAANTMNMFHSYGKAFHHALFQVGSIMTTTGFSTVDFNKWPEASKTILIILMFIGACASSTGGGIKVSRILISIKLIQKELRSFIHPRSVKSVKLDGRVVDNEVQRAVSAYIMCYLLVFMGSLLLLTFDNNDFTTNFTAVASNINNIGPGLELVGPTSNFGFFSGFSKFVLMFDMLAGRLELFPMLILFSPSTWKNK
- a CDS encoding Trk system potassium uptake protein TrkA, translated to MNIIIVGCGKIGTILTEQLCKEKHNVSIIDLDKTIVESVSNKYDVLGVVGSGAVSAIQMEAGIEKADLLIAMTGQDELNFLCCLIAKKIGNCQTICRIQNPHYSNEIQIIKEELGLSMAINPEYEAAREIVRLLRFPSAIKIETFAKGRVEIIKYKLKEDSKLQNYTLQEISSHLGCDVLVCAVERGEEVIIPDGNLKLTQGDIISIVAAPRTANELFKKIGISTGRAKNIMIVGGGGVSFYLAKELQNMGIGVTIIEKSMERCEFLSEELNGAIIIHGDGIDQSILSEEGIANVDSFAAMTNMDEVNILLSLYAKQQSKAKLITKVHTITYSDIIQSMDLESIICPKNIVTDNIIQYVRAMQNSLGSNVETLYKIIENKAEALEFIIRGNSDIVGVPLENLKLKKDIIIACIHHKNCIIIPKGQDIIQEGDSVIVVTTRSGLNDISDIIER